aaaattccttgaaagaataaatgattcCTGAGAACCTTTTCTGTACcagttttatttaatatatctaGACTAGAGTATAAGCATCTTGACAGTTGGAATGATATTTATACTTCAAGCCATCTATGGTATCTGTTACTATACTAATAATAGTgattagaagaaataaaaccaggaTTTTCCTTAACCAGCAAAATGAGCATAATTGGTCTAACTCTGCCTTCTCAAACTTAGAATACTGTATAATGAAGTGATTTTCCTCTGTTTAGTTTGCATAGCTGTTTGTTATGTGGCATCCTTTCTAGGGGTCTTGGAAAGTTCAACTAAAAAGGTAATAAAAGGGACTGGCACTACTTCCTCAGTGAAGGAGTGAAAGTAACTGTACCTTTGTTTTCTGCACAGAGAGCAGTGTTCAGACCTTCTTTTAGTGTATGTACTGTGCAGCGAGGTAAGGTCATAGACCCTGGAGTCAAACTGTGGATTTGAACTTCTGGCTTCACCACATGTTAACTGCAACTTTGTGTAAATCACTTAAcgtctgtgtctcagtttcctcatctgcagaatggacTTAAGTATCCACCTTATTGGCTTGCTGAGGGGACTAAGTAAGGTAGTATAATACAGCCCTTAGAATGTGTCTGCTATATAGTGTGTGATCGATCCTTGACATTTCCTCCTCATATTGAAGGTTTTTACAATCTTCATCTCTTCAATGGGCCACAGTTTCCTTACTTGTAAAATGGGAAAGTTGTAATTGTCTTCAGAATTCTTTCTAATGCTAACATGCTTTGACCTTGAAGAGTTCATGGAATTGTGTCTTTACTGTCTATTTCAGGGGTCTACCAACTTTTCTGGTAAAGGGccaaatactaaatattttagactttgcaagCCAAATGGTCTCTGTTACGCAGCTCTGTTTTATGTTGTGAAAGTAGCTATAACAATATATAAGTGAATGAGCATAGCTGTATTccattaaaagtttatttacGAAAATAGGCAGGGTATGAGCGAGATTTGGCCTGGGATGACTCTTGCTCTGCTGGGTTGAAGAGGTTCTTGTGAGCAGGTACTCTTACTTATCTTGGTATGCTTAATGTATTGGAACCTCAGTTAAAATGTGTTGATTTGGATTTAATTGATTTATTCTGAAGCTGCAGTCCAAGTTTGGAGcaaccttgttttttttttaaagattttatttatttatttgacagagagacagccagcgagagggaacacaagcagggggagtgggagaggaagaagcaggctcctagcggagaagcctaaggtgtggctcgatcccaaaacactgggatcacgccctgaggtgaaggcagacgcttaaccactgtgccacccaggcgcccctggagcaaTCTTGTTGCCCGTCACCTTCTACGTTCtttctttgataaatatttaccCTAGGAAGGAATTGAAGAAAATTGCAGCTGCCCGATTTTGTTTTTCAGGGCTAGTAGATCTTTGGAGATTATTTTGTTCAAAACCATGATTTGTTCTTTGAGGCAGGTTTTTCCGTCCTGCTCAGAGTCAAAGCTAGCAGTACTTCCAAGGTTGCTAACTTTGTATACTACTTTGGATAGTTAGCAGTTGAGAAAAATGCTAAGacaatttttttcattcagtaaaaaGTTACTGTTAGAGGTGAGTTTGTAAGAGCTCGATTTCAACAGTGGTTCAGTGCAATTAGTAAACCTCAGAACAAATTGATTTTGTAAATGTTGCCTAACATacttgtgggggaaaaaaacgcACAAACTTTAGTTTCATTCGTAGGGTGTGGATTTATGATTAATGATAAGCCTATGCTGTGTTAGCCTTAAAATGGCACTTTatggtttaaaataatattcacagGCGTTAGGGTTGATATTCCTGTTCATCCTGTTAGATGGAATACGACTTCATTTGAGGCTAAAGCCATTAGTATTAGGCTTTGACATTTACTCTGTActtgattttacattttattaggCCTGTTTGTTCGCttgctcattctttctttttgcccTCCCTTTTCTGATTCCCCTAAACGAAAGGAAAACCATCTACTTACATAGTCCCTTTAATAAATTATGTTCATTGTATTTAAATCTACATATGGGATGCTGTTTTCATACATATAAATTAGACATTTGGACCTTCGAAGTTCTGAAAGCAGAACTTCAGTTTTCCTTCCAACAGAGTCagtgtgatgattaaatgagactGTGTATGTGTTCCTTTTTTGCCGTTCCTATTTTACTATTTTGAATGGCTAACATGTACTAAATGTTTATTGTGTGTTGTGGTttgtatttaattcttataaaaatgaTGTGAGGTAATTACTGTTATTatcacctgtattttttttttcttaatcacctGCACTTTACTAAAAATTGAGGCCTAGGGAGATGATGGATTTTGCCTAAGGTCGTATAGCTAACATGTGgtggagctaggatttgaacccctTCCTTCAGATCCCATGCTGTTAACCatttaatgtttcatttattaACACATATGGATTGAGCATGGTATGTAGCAGACACTATAAAACTACTTTGTAAAAGTAAAGCATCGTAGAGAGATTAGTCATTGCTTCCTTACCTCTCTTTCCTTGATGGTTTAAAGAGTATTGTAACTGTGTTGGCCTCTGTCTCTACCAATAGGCTAAGAACTGGAAGTTTCTCAAGAAAATGGACTGCATATCTTCCATGTCCGAAGTAGGACCTGAAACATAATgggcactcagtaaacatttcatgagtggagaaataaatgaatgataaaagaggaaagaagaaaaacagacctCTTCCAAAacctctattattttttatttaccttttaagcATTTCAAAAATGTCACCAAATCCTGTGGTGTTGAATTTTCATTACAGAAAATCAGGATAATAAAGTAAACGGTGTCAATAATTTATTTCGATTAGTGACATAAATTAGATGTCAAAAGACCATTTCTTTAGCTTTTACTGttcactttttactttatttaccaTCTTACCATCCTGCCTTCACCTTCTCTATTTTAAAACTAGTTTTTCATTGGTACTTTGTTATGTACCTTTGACTATTTCATTTCTCCAGTAAAAAATCTGCCCTCAGATATTTCAGATTTCAAGATGGGGGAAAGAGGGGGCATCTGTGTTCTGCCTTGCACAGAGTGACAGTAAATGTGAGACATCTGATCCCTAACCAGTGGCTCATCTTGTTTactaggctttaaaaaaatatatatggggaTTATTGACTTTAGATTTAAATCCTCCTTCTGCAAATATTAAAGGGAAGAATGGAAATTGATAAGTAAAATCTGGagatgttagattttttttttttttttttggtattcagTAAACctcttctccttaaaaaaaaaatgtttctttagtttctcattttcttttcactcttgACAATTGAGCATAGACATCTGAAACATGCAGTTCCTCTTACCCCCAGTAGATATTGAATGAAGgcgataaaagaaaaataaatgcatatgccAAAGACTGTAAGTCATTAAACTATCTTTGTGTAATATCACTAATAAAACATTGTGGCTAGAGGAATATTCACATCTTTTGTTTCTAGCAAAGGGAATTTGTAAAGGTCCAGGAGGACTAGCAAACTTGCCCCAAATAGCATTTTACTAGTAGTCATCATCTTAGAAAACCTAAACAGTGAACCATGTAAGATGTGGTGAAAGGTGCAGTTAAGTTAAACTTCCCAGAGCCCATCAAGTCATGTTCTCCATGTCTGTAATTGTTGTCAGTGGCTGTAACTCCATCAGTTGTGTTCATATGTTTATAGGATACCCATTGTTGGCAAAACAAGAGAATTGCATTATCTGATTATTTTGAGCCCAGATCTAGGCATTTCATTGCTTCTAAGCTTGAAATTCTTTCAGCATCATGGTTTGACTGCTACAAATCCATCTTTTTCTTAGCAAGTATATTAAAATTCTTCACATGGTAATTTGGATTTGAATGGGGAATAACAAGCAGgatcttctttatttcctttagattTGAAGTTCTAGCACTACTGTTTTACTTAATATACCAGTAGCCTTAAAAATACcaagtgtcatttttttctaattttataaaactgTATCTGGTACTATATTTTTATTCAGACACTTAATGTagtttatatacaaaatataattctttaaattttatgttaaatctgtaattttttttttttaaagattttatttattcgacagagatagagacagccagcgagagagggaacataagcagggggagtgggagaggaagaagcaggctcatagcagaagagcctgatgtggggctcgatcccataacgccgggatcacgccctgagccgaaggcagacgctcaaccgctgtgccacccaggcgcccctgtaatttttttttttgatggtctAAAAACTATTCCAACATCATGTTAGCGGTATTTTGGGGTTGCAGAGCTCCTTTTTATCTTTGGTGGTCTCTTTTAATGATTTgtattgttatgtttattttttaatatctatcCAGTGTGTGGGTTTCAACAGACCATGATGAAATTGAGAATGTGGCCAAACAATTTGGTGCCCAAGTTCATCGAAGAAGTTCTGAAGTTTCAAAAGACAGCTCTACCTCACTAGATGCCATCATAGAATTTCTTAATTATCACAATGGTATGAATTTGATAGTTCATtcaaaattttatgtaatttccaACTTATTCGTTTTTTAGACTAATTTTCACATTTGAATTTAAGATCTTTGTATTCCTTGCAAAGAACTTTGATgtccttttcatttgttttgtctttttaagagGTTGACATTGTAGGAAATATTCAAGCAACTTCTCCGTGTTTACATCCTACTGACCTTCAAAAAGTTGCAGAAATGATTCGAGAGGAAGGATatgattctgttttctctgttgtGCGACGCCATCAGTTTCGATGGAGTGAAATTCAGAAAGGAGGTAATCTGTTATATCAGTCTTGATTTTAGCTTTTTGGAGAATCAGctttttcatatgtaaatattCTTTAGGAATGAAGGGAGCAACACATGATTATTAGCTGTAGTAGGTAATGACATTTATAATCAGTTCTAAGTCTTGTTATTGAGACAAGACAGACCAAATTCCCTGCTTTACTTTTTACAAATGGACATTTTAGCACTCTGTTTGCCTTTAGAGGCAGGCATGTCATTTTTCTAGATGTTAAATACTCCTGTGTTTGTTCTAGACTTGCTTGGTGAACTCCATATAAATCATACTGGGATTGTGGGATAGAAGTCTACCAAAAAGTTCTGGAGGACTTTAAGAATGAATTGTGGAATTGCTTCCCAAAATATGTAACTCTGATGTAAGAAGATTTCCATGGTATTTTAGCAGGAGCCTGATTTCTAGCTAGATAGACTAGGAAATACGGAATAAAGAATAAGATGACCACCAAATCGGTGAATGTTGTAACATACATAAGAAAAGGCAGTTTGATTTCTGTTAGGTGCCCTGACATTTGTTGAATATAGAAAGCTGCCTAAGTGTGACTTAAAGGAGACAGGAAGATGCAATGAAACTGGAgataccacaaagaaaaaaaaagagcaagtaagAGGATAAAAGAAGGGCTGAAAATAAGATTCTTCAGTCTCAAAATAGGAATGTTACCCAAACCAATGAAATATATCAGTAAATACAAATTTACCGATTgatttcattcagcaaatatgtattgattgtcttctctgtgccaggTTCTATGTTAAACTATGTATTTTAACTTTGAACTTATTTACTAAATCTCAGAAATTCTTATTTCTGAGGAAATAATTTCTAGGAAGGATCTATTAAAGCTTAAGAAACTAATTTTTGAAGCAAATCAAGGAAGCCCAGTGTTAAACTGAATATTGAGCTTTATATGCTATTTGATTAAAGTTTAAGAAGTTCAACAAATGTGTATGTTAGATAGATGACAAAGCCAAAGCCATAAAAATTAGATCtataagtatttttaagaaaattagatATGTTTGAATAGATGTCTTTTAACATCGAGAAGTGAATGTTAGGGACCAGAGCTTTGTCTTGTCATATAGTTTCTTAGAACCACTATGAGACAGAATGCTATTGAAGAACAATGGCTCTAACCCAGAGTGGTATTTCTTGTGAGTCTGTTATGTTCCTTGTTTATAAAATCACTGAAAGTGCTACTGGATTAATCAATACTtgaaaaattattccattttatattgtataactttttgtgttcttttttgtcATCACACTAGAACCTCACCATCTAATATAATAGCCTCTAGCACTGTAAGCACTCAAAATATAGTTAGTCCAAATTGAGATATGCattaagtgtaaaatacatattGGATTTCTAAGATTAGTATGAAAGAAGTATATgcaatatctcattaataattcttatatttattacatgttaaaaaacattttagatacatagggttaaataaaatctattattacaattaatttcacttctttttaattttttaaactgtagccattagaaaatttaaaattatgtatgcaGCTCACATTATACAGCACTGCTCTAGAGATTACACTTTGCACCCTTAGTTTGTTATAGTCTACCTGAATTTGTATTTTCACAAATAATTAAGAACCTTACAACAGTAAATTTCTATTTAGCCCCTGCCTTTTGTACTATTATTGTCACATAGTCTAATTCTATATATATTATGACCCACAGCGCATTgctgttctatttattttaaacagttaacggtattttgagttattttaaaatagtcctTTATCTTCACctgtgtatttatctttttttgttattcttcATTTCTTACCACTTACATGTGCTTCTGTTTTACAGTGTACATCTGTTAGTAACAGCTCCTCTCAGCTTTTGTCTGTCAAAAAATGACTATAATTCACCCTTATTTTTAAAGGGCATTTTCATGGAATATAAAAttttggtttgccttttttttctttcagcattttaagaTTGCATCCTTAAGATGTTACTCTTTTGAAGATGCATCATTAATGTGTCATTTCATTATCTTCTGCCATCCattgtttcttaaaagaaatcaGCTATTATTCTGATCATCGTCTCTCtaaatttaatgtcttttttccctcaggctgtttttaagatttttccctTTATCTTAAGTTTTCATAGTTGACTCCAATTTGTATTGCTGTGGGTTTTATTGTGTTTATACTATTTAGAATTCTCCGAACTTCTCATATCTCCAGGTTGATATCTGTCATTAGTTTGCAAAAATTCTGTGCCATTCtctccaaatatttcttctgccatgatttctctctcctctctttctgggactcagATTTAAGTGTATCTTAACGATTTTATGGGGTCCACATGTCTCCCACAGTCTGTTCTGCattgtttgttgatttttctctctgtgcttcatgtGGATTAATTTCTGTTGACATATTTGAGTTCATTGATCGTTTCTTCTGACTTGTCCAGTGTCCTGTAAATCCTGTCCAGTGAATTATTTCAGATAGACGTGTTTTCCATTCTGGAATGTACATTGTAGTTATTTTTTAGAGATTCTGTTCTCTGTTAAAATTCTCCATCTCTTTATCCTTTTAAATCTTTTCCTCTCATATCTCTAACATATTTATGATAGTTGAAAATCCTCGATTGTGGGTTCTGACGTCTGGGTCATTTATAGTTCTGTTTCTACAACTGTTTTTCTCTAGTTATGGGTGGTATATTTCTGCTTCTTCATAATGACTCATGTTTTGTCATATGCCTGACATAGAGATCggagtacagttgacccttgaacaacacaggtttgagctGTAcagtgttttcaataaatacagtacactactgtaaatgtattttcttttccttatcgttttcttaatagcattttcttttctctagcttattttattgcaACAATGCAATAGATATAgtatacaaagtatgtgttaattgactatgttattgatgaggcttctggtcaacagtaagctCTTAATAGTTAAACTTTGGGGGAATCAAAAATTATATGTGGATGTTTAACCATGTCGGGGGTTGGCACCCCaccccctgcattgttcaagggtctgtaaatattattttcctccaGGGAGAGCACACTGTTTCTTCTATCAGGCAGATAGCATATGGAGCTAGTTGCTTTGATCCAATTAGGAGTTGTGCTGGGTTTGAGCTTCAGTCTCACTTTACCTCTTAGTGCAGGTGTCTTGCCAGCAGTGGATCTTGTATATTGCTGAAAACCCCAGGCTAACAGGATTTTGAGATCTAAGCACCACAAAACTATAATGGTTTCTCCCTGCCTTCCAGCCCATCCCTAGCTTCTTGTGCTGCAGCACACTGAGCAAACGTCCCGCAGGGGAATAATTAGGTGGGAAGAGCTAGCTCTGTGTAGGCTCTTATAGAAGCCAATCTATGATTCTAGTCCGTAGGGCCATTAAAAATTCTTCTGGTTTCTCTTTATCCCAGCAAAGTTCCTCTGCTTATGCCAAGTTTGATCTTTCTTTCACTTCTTCCTCGGATTCAGCAAATATCCCCAGAGAGGAAGCAGCCACTGATCCTTGTTCACTTAGGAAAAACTTGCCCCCTCATTCCTTTTCTTCAAAGTACCACTTGAATTAGTTTGTTTACTGCCTATCTTCACCACTAGATTGTACACTCCATGAAAGTAGAAAGAGTCTTATTCACTGCTATGTATCCCACGCCTGTAAAACTATACCATATGTAACTCTTCAATGTATATTTGCTGAGTATTTTTCCTAGATTATATCAAACACTGATGGACTAGGATTGAACAGTTAGGGAAGTAAGTAGAAATTGTTTCTAGAAGACATTACACCCATAAGTGGCAGCCAAAAGTAAAGAAAGATTCTGAATAATCACCagctttaaacacacacacacacacacacacacacacacacacacacgagtcatGCGTGCATGTCAATACACATCCATAAACACAGTTTTGGGAAAAATGCAGTAAAAAGGCAAGAGGATCCCTCTTTACCAGTACTGAGGGCTTCCTTTGTTACATCATGTTATAATCACTAATGCTGATATTGCTGAGCCTTCATTACCAAGGATagtaataagtaaatattatttattattatgcttagtatatttttaaattactggtaagaatatgtaatatataaacatttttatcaatATAAAATTCTCAATGATTTAATGAGGAAATCTTCAGTTTTCTGTAATATTTCTATGAAAGTAATTTCTCAACAACATTGTATAAACACATACTTTGTATTTctatagaaaaatgagaaatatattaaaatattcaaataaggaTATTTTATGACAAGTTCAGTCCTTTTGAAGCGGCCTTAAGTTTGCCTTGATGTCCTCCCAGaaccttgtatttttaaaaatgccttaaaaCCTCAATTATTTAGAATTCCTCtgtaaaatactttatttttctatgattagataataataataaaataattattaaatattagcaaacaaagATAAATCATCAGCATCATTAGAgattttgttcctttaaaaatccatttatttattgaaatagaaaaatattttacagtttcagtttatttatttttttttagttactaaATGAATACTCAGTTTTCAAAGCAACATGGACTTACTATAGCTTTTTGCTTTTAGTTCGTGAAGTGACTGAGCCTCTGAATTTGAATCCAGCTAAACGACCTCGTCGACAAGACTGGGATGGAGAATTATATGAAAATGGctcattttattttgctaaaagaCATTTGATAGAGATGGGTTATTTACAGGTTTGTGCCTTCATTTTGCAAAAATCTTTTAAACCTTTTTATATGTATACCTCAGTTCTAAGAAAGACAGATGGCACAGTTCATAAAGGAAAGTATCAGTTCCTAGAGGAAAGGCAATAAGTGGTAAGATTTATCATCTGAGGCATTTATTCTGTAGGCTTACAATAAATTAATCTTTGGAATCCATTCAGTGAATAAGCAAGTTGTAGCAAATTTTGCTACAgctaagaaatgaatcaaatatTGAATGTTGTATACATGccctgattttcattttattccattcaaaattctgtttttaatatatggTTTATTACTGTCAGGTTGTGGTTGTACAGTTGAATAAAAAtctattgcttttaaaaagagaccaaaaaacatAGTAGATGTGGAAGATCACCAGCCTGGGTGTCAGGAAAGCCAGATTGTAGTTCTCTATCTCTGACTACGTGTCTTTGAATATACATTTTACCTGTTCTGAATCTCGTTgctctcattttaaaatcagggcGTTGGATCTCTCTCACATCTTTAGAGCCTGCATGGTTACATCATATACTATTTGTTCCTTTTAGTTAATAGCAGGTATTTATTTAGCCCTTACTATGTACCAAGGACTATACAAGACACTTTACATAGGTTATCTCATGTAATCTGCATAGCTGTGAAATAAAGTAGACATTCCTGGCCCAGTATCATAGAGGAGGAATGGCcgctttgaaaaaagaaagtaattggctcaggtcataaacaGGTAGTTTAAAAACAACCCTCTACTCACTGTAGTAAAAATTCTAATGTGACTTATGCTCTGAAGTAAAAGGATTTTTAACAGTTCTGGCAATATATAGGCAAACTGTAGACTGTTGAGTATTCAGGAAAATTGGGTTTGACATATGTAGATAGCACCCTTTCCAACTCTTTGCTAAGGGGACTGTTATTTGACCCTTTCCTAAAGTGTGGAGGACAATCAAGTATCTCATCATAAGATTTATGAAGAGACTgacaattctaaaaaaataaaatttaccagtAATTGATTTTGACATTCAGATTATCACAGTCATAGGAAAGATCTCCCCCTTTTGCCCGCAGACCCCAGGATCAGGAAATTGTCCCTCCCTTTGCCCACATGTGATCCAGACAATTAATGTCCACTCCCACCTGTAGTTCAGAGATCTAAGACAGTTTGGTACAATAGATCCtagttatttttccttccctatctTGCCACTTAGTTGCAAATTGGAACATAAATTCTGAAAATCTTTATACTGCTTTGGATGATGACGAGAGAGACTATCAGAAGATGGGGATACAATTAGGGGATTTCTAGAAAATTCCTTGTCAGAATATTTGAAGATGGGTATTTCTGCTTTTTTCAGTCTTAAAATAGAAatctacttaaagaaaaatgggAAGCTTGCACTGTGCAGatagaatttgaaaaatattatggtGTATAATTTGAATACATAGGAAACAAAAAGcttttccctcaaaaaattatttgttgaatgtcaCTCATTTTACTGAGTTACCTATTTTTCTAAGTATTGTAGAAATGAATTCATTGTTCTGTATTATAATAAACTTTTTGGTATTGTGAATGAATGTTAAAAACAGTACTCATGGCATTTGTACCATCTTTAGGGTGGAAAAATGGCATACTACGAAATGCGAGCTGAGCACAGTGTGGATATAGATGTGGATATTGATTGGCCTATTGCAGAGCAAAGAGTATTAAGGTAAAAACAATACTTGCACAGCCTGTGCACTGGACCCTGACATACTCCTGGTAGATATATGGAGTTTTCTAGGCACTAATTTTTGATACTCCAAACATTTTAGGATCTTTGCAGTTAGTCTGTTCATGTGAGGAagacatacacataaaatatgcATATAGATGGCTTATTCAGTAACTTGAGAAACACATAGCCTCATTAGACCACTCTACTCAAAGGTCTTGCACTGGAACCTGAAGTGTATATGTGACGTAAATGTGAAGGGTAATGTTTGAATAACTGAGTGGGAATGGTTATTGAGTTTACTGGTGTTAGCCAGTTGAGAGAGAGTGATTAGTATTGCACTTGTACTCAGAGGtctattttggtttcttttagatATGGCTATTTTGGCAAAGAGAAGCTTAAGGAGATAAAACTTTTGGTTTGCAATATTGATGGATGTCTCACCAATGGCCACATTTATGTATCAGGagaccaaaaagaaataatatcttaTGATGTAAAAGATGCTATTGGGATaagtttattaaagaaaagtGGTATTGAGGTATGTGCCCCCTGAATATAGTGATGTTTTTTAAGATGATGATTCAGGGTCAAAGAACATGTGAGGGAAATAagagatttaaatttttagtatcctctattaaaatatctgaaatttagCCTTCACATGCCTAGAAGATTGTCATACTTTTACTCTTAGATGAATAAAATTAGGAATTTGTCAATCAGCAAataatatttcttgttttttcaataagtataaacatattatttttaaataggaactATCTAGTAATTCCCCTAGGATCTTTCAACaagaaaaatttcataaaaaataGGTATcagcatttaggaaaaaaaacaagtatcTTGTGGATTTTTAAGATGTAGCTTATTCTTAtgattgaaaattttaattcagaatgatttaatatttaatatattttcaaaaatgaaagctaaGATAATTTCTTATAATACCCTAGAAATCTTAAGTATGTGTTCCTAAGCAGTACAAGAGACAAGTTGTAGACTTCCCTCTGGATAAATCGAATTATAGGAGAATCTTAGGTTAGTATCAGACAGTGTATATTTTTTATCCTGCAGATAGGATCCTTCCTACTGTAGAAAACAGTGTCTTTTACCTTTATTGGACTTAGAAAATATTGTAAagattcatcattttaaaatttcagttgatTTTACTTAATTGGTCCTTCAGAAGACCACTCATTTGTGACTTGTATTATTTACCAGgtgttattttattatgaaatacttgttttctttattttctcattttgcccttctttctttcttttctttttttattttttaaggtgagGTTAATCTCAGAAAGGGCATGTTCAAAGCAGACACTCTCTTCCTTAAAACTGGATTGCAAAATGGAAGTCAATGTACCAGATAAGCTGGCAGTTCTGGATGAGTGGAGAAAAGAAATGGGCCTGTGCTGGAAAGAAGTGGCGTATCTTGGTTGGTATCATAAAGTGggccaggacttttttttttttttttttttttaagaactagagaaataagaaagaaaattcccGATTGGCACAATTGTAGGGAAGTAGGAACTCTCTACACTACTGAGGAAAGTACTAATTTGGGATGGCCTTTCTGGTGGTTAGTTTGATAGTACATATCAGTTATATCCTAGTAGAATGATTACTGACACATGCTTTGGAGTGAGACCACACCTGACTGGTCAGTTTCGGTAAGGTAAGCTTTGATTTCCTCCCCTGTAAACTGGAAATGTCAAGAGTACCTGTGTCATAGGACTGTGGTAGGAAGTCATGAGATAATCTGGGTAAAGCACTTTGCAGCTTCCTAACA
The window above is part of the Ursus arctos isolate Adak ecotype North America unplaced genomic scaffold, UrsArc2.0 scaffold_26, whole genome shotgun sequence genome. Proteins encoded here:
- the CMAS gene encoding N-acylneuraminate cytidylyltransferase produces the protein MDSVEKGAATSVSNPRGRPSRGRPPKLQRNSRGGQGRGVEKPPHLAALILARGGSKGIPLKNIKHLAGVPLIGWVLRAALDSGVFQSVWVSTDHDEIENVAKQFGAQVHRRSSEVSKDSSTSLDAIIEFLNYHNEVDIVGNIQATSPCLHPTDLQKVAEMIREEGYDSVFSVVRRHQFRWSEIQKGVREVTEPLNLNPAKRPRRQDWDGELYENGSFYFAKRHLIEMGYLQGGKMAYYEMRAEHSVDIDVDIDWPIAEQRVLRYGYFGKEKLKEIKLLVCNIDGCLTNGHIYVSGDQKEIISYDVKDAIGISLLKKSGIEVRLISERACSKQTLSSLKLDCKMEVNVPDKLAVLDEWRKEMGLCWKEVAYLGNEVSDEECLKKVGLSGVPADACSTAQKAVGYICKCNGGHGALREFAEHIFLLMEKVINSCQK